One Halomonas sp. M4R1S46 genomic window carries:
- a CDS encoding ribokinase: MLHNFGSINLDHVYRVPHLVRPGETLASHDYRVGLGGKGANQSLAMARSGGRVRHWGRLGRQDAWARDLMARNGVAVDSVALVDEPSGHAIIQVDDQGENAILLFPGANHGFTTADLDARIAEVAPDDWLLTQNECNALPRVFAQAQARGVKIAFNPAPMTDEVASLPLEACRLLFVNRGEAEALTGLAADAPAEALLAALARRLPATETVLTLGGDGAWYQHGDQRHFQPPLPVVARDTTAAGDTFIGYYLAAVQADLPPTACLERAATAAALSVRRLGATESIPDAAEVDQVLRHGLDAP, from the coding sequence ATGCTGCATAACTTCGGGTCGATCAATCTCGACCACGTCTATCGCGTCCCCCACCTGGTCAGGCCCGGCGAGACCCTGGCCAGCCACGACTATCGCGTCGGCCTGGGGGGCAAGGGCGCCAACCAGTCGCTGGCCATGGCCCGGTCCGGCGGCCGGGTCCGCCACTGGGGGCGGCTCGGCCGGCAGGACGCCTGGGCCCGGGACCTCATGGCGCGCAACGGCGTGGCCGTCGACAGCGTCGCGCTCGTCGACGAGCCCAGCGGCCACGCCATCATCCAGGTGGACGACCAGGGCGAGAATGCCATCCTGCTGTTCCCGGGCGCCAACCATGGCTTCACGACGGCCGACCTGGACGCGCGGATCGCCGAGGTCGCCCCCGACGACTGGCTACTGACCCAGAACGAGTGCAATGCCCTGCCCCGGGTGTTCGCCCAGGCACAGGCTCGGGGGGTGAAGATCGCCTTCAATCCGGCGCCCATGACCGATGAGGTCGCCAGCCTGCCCCTGGAGGCCTGCCGGCTGCTGTTCGTCAACCGTGGCGAGGCCGAGGCCCTCACCGGCCTCGCTGCCGATGCCCCCGCGGAGGCCCTGCTGGCGGCCCTCGCCCGCCGGCTGCCCGCCACCGAGACGGTGCTGACCCTGGGCGGCGACGGCGCGTGGTACCAGCACGGCGACCAGCGCCATTTCCAGCCGCCGCTGCCGGTCGTCGCCCGGGACACCACCGCCGCCGGCGACACCTTCATCGGCTACTACCTGGCCGCGGTCCAGGCCGACCTGCCGCCGACGGCCTGCCTCGAGCGCGCCGCCACGGCCGCGGCCCTGAGCGTCCGGCGCCTCGGCGCCACCGAGAGCATTCCCGACGCCGCCGAGGTGGATCAGGTCCTGCGCCACGGCCTCGACGCCCCCTGA
- a CDS encoding D-2-hydroxyacid dehydrogenase, whose amino-acid sequence MHAVILDAASLGQDIDLAPIETQLDRLDVHDHTAPGEVASRLAGAEVAIVNKVVLDDDTLGRLPALRLICVLATGTNNIDMASAERRGIAVRNVTAYGTASVAQHTLMLLLALAARLPRYQRDVARGRWNASPFFCLLDHPTLQLANKHLVIVGQGELGSRVGELAGAFGMRVSFAARPGGADDDPRPALATLAPEADAISLHCPLTEATHHLVDEALLASLKSEALLLNCARGGIIDEDAALAALRQGRLGGLGIDVLPQEPPREGHPLLSALDEPLNLIVTPHNAWISPEARQRIVALTADNLATFLARG is encoded by the coding sequence ATGCACGCCGTGATTCTCGACGCCGCCAGCCTCGGCCAGGATATCGACCTCGCCCCGATCGAGACACAGCTGGACAGGCTCGATGTCCATGACCACACCGCCCCCGGGGAAGTGGCATCACGGCTGGCGGGCGCCGAGGTCGCCATCGTCAACAAGGTGGTGCTCGACGACGATACCCTCGGCCGCCTGCCGGCGCTGCGGCTGATCTGCGTGCTGGCCACCGGCACCAACAACATCGACATGGCGAGTGCCGAGCGGCGCGGGATCGCGGTGCGCAATGTCACCGCCTACGGCACCGCCAGCGTCGCCCAGCACACCCTGATGCTGCTGCTGGCCCTGGCCGCCCGGTTGCCCCGCTACCAGCGCGACGTGGCCCGGGGGCGCTGGAACGCGAGCCCCTTCTTCTGCCTGCTGGACCACCCCACCCTGCAACTGGCGAACAAGCATCTGGTGATCGTCGGCCAGGGCGAGCTGGGGTCGCGGGTCGGCGAGCTGGCCGGGGCCTTCGGAATGCGCGTCAGCTTCGCCGCCCGCCCCGGCGGCGCCGACGACGACCCCCGGCCAGCCCTGGCCACCCTCGCCCCCGAGGCCGATGCCATCAGCCTGCACTGCCCGCTCACCGAGGCGACCCACCACCTGGTGGACGAGGCCCTGCTGGCGAGTCTCAAGTCCGAGGCCCTGCTGCTCAACTGCGCCCGTGGCGGCATCATCGACGAGGACGCCGCCCTGGCCGCCCTCCGCCAGGGACGCCTCGGCGGCCTGGGGATCGATGTGCTGCCCCAGGAACCCCCCCGGGAGGGCCATCCACTGCTCTCGGCCCTCGACGAGCCGCTGAACCTGATCGTCACCCCGCACAATGCCTGGATCAGCCCCGAGGCTCGCCAGCGCATCGTGGCGCTGACCGCGGACAACCTCGCGACCTTCCTGGCACGCGGCTGA
- a CDS encoding FmdB family zinc ribbon protein, whose amino-acid sequence MPIYEYECKACGHRLEKLQKLGAAPLTDCPACDEAELGRLVSAAGFRLAGGGWYETDFKSGGKKNLAGDSLGAGTSSDGGAAA is encoded by the coding sequence ATGCCCATCTACGAATATGAGTGCAAGGCCTGCGGCCACCGGCTGGAGAAGCTGCAGAAGCTCGGCGCCGCGCCGTTGACGGATTGCCCTGCCTGCGACGAGGCCGAACTCGGACGCCTGGTGTCGGCCGCCGGCTTCCGGCTGGCCGGCGGCGGCTGGTACGAGACCGATTTCAAGTCCGGGGGCAAGAAGAACCTGGCCGGTGACAGCCTGGGGGCAGGGACGTCCTCGGACGGCGGCGCCGCGGCCTGA
- the aspS gene encoding aspartate--tRNA ligase — MRSHYCGQLNETMVDQTVTLCGWVHRRRDHGGVIFLDMRDRDGIAQVVVDPDTAEAFAIADRARSEYVLRIQGRVRLRPEGTENPNMPTGLIEVLAKDVEVLNTAVTPPFQLDEHGKVGEEVRLKHRYIDLRRPEMIDKLRLRSRISHSVRAYLEGQGFLDIETPILTRATPEGARDYLVPSRTHAGSFFALPQSPQLFKQLLMVSGFDRYYQIAKCFRDEDLRADRQPEFTQIDLEASFVEEEDIMAITEGMIRQLFKEVLQVELPEFPRMPYAEAMNRFGSDKPDLRIPLELTDVDDLMKDVDFKVFSGPANADDGRVAALKVKGGASLSRKEIDEYTRFVGIYGARGLAWIKVNERAKGLEGLQSPIVKFMEGVVEQLLDRVGAEDGDIIFFGADKARIVNEALGALRVRLGEDLDLYTCEWSPLWVVDFPMFEDDGSARLQALHHPFTAPSCDVETLKNRPAEALSRAYDMVLNGTELGGGSIRIHDQAMQQTVLEVLGIDQQEAREKFGFLLDALQYGAPPHGGLAFGLDRLVMLMSGARTIREVIAFPKTQSAACLMTDAPGEVSAEQLKELNIRLRQKAKAESAGE, encoded by the coding sequence ATGCGCAGCCATTATTGCGGCCAGCTGAACGAGACCATGGTGGATCAGACGGTCACCCTGTGCGGCTGGGTACATCGCCGCCGTGACCATGGCGGGGTCATCTTCCTTGACATGCGCGACCGTGACGGCATTGCCCAGGTCGTGGTCGACCCCGATACCGCCGAGGCCTTCGCCATTGCCGACCGCGCCCGCAGCGAGTATGTGCTGCGCATCCAGGGTCGCGTGCGGCTGCGCCCCGAGGGCACCGAGAATCCCAACATGCCCACCGGGCTGATCGAGGTGCTGGCCAAGGACGTCGAGGTGCTTAACACCGCGGTCACGCCGCCCTTCCAGCTCGACGAGCATGGCAAGGTCGGCGAGGAGGTTCGCCTCAAGCATCGCTATATCGACCTGCGGCGCCCGGAGATGATCGACAAGCTGCGGCTGCGCTCGCGCATCTCCCACAGCGTGCGGGCCTATCTCGAGGGCCAGGGCTTCCTGGACATCGAGACCCCGATCCTGACCCGCGCTACCCCCGAGGGCGCCCGGGACTACCTGGTGCCGAGCCGCACCCATGCCGGCAGCTTCTTCGCGCTGCCGCAGTCGCCCCAGCTGTTCAAGCAGCTGCTGATGGTGTCCGGCTTCGACCGCTACTACCAGATCGCCAAGTGCTTCCGCGACGAGGACCTGCGCGCCGACCGTCAGCCGGAATTCACCCAGATCGACCTCGAGGCCTCCTTCGTCGAGGAAGAGGACATCATGGCGATCACCGAAGGCATGATCCGCCAGCTGTTCAAGGAAGTGCTGCAGGTCGAGCTGCCCGAGTTCCCGCGCATGCCCTACGCCGAGGCCATGAACCGCTTCGGCTCCGACAAGCCGGACCTGCGCATCCCGCTGGAGCTCACCGACGTCGACGACCTGATGAAGGACGTGGACTTCAAGGTGTTCTCGGGGCCGGCGAACGCCGACGACGGCCGCGTCGCGGCCCTCAAGGTCAAGGGCGGTGCCTCGCTGTCGCGCAAGGAGATCGACGAGTACACCAGGTTCGTCGGCATCTACGGCGCCCGCGGCCTGGCCTGGATCAAGGTCAACGAGCGTGCCAAGGGCCTCGAGGGGCTGCAGTCGCCGATCGTCAAGTTCATGGAGGGCGTGGTCGAGCAGTTGCTGGACCGGGTCGGCGCCGAGGATGGTGACATCATCTTCTTCGGGGCCGACAAGGCGCGCATCGTCAACGAGGCGCTGGGCGCGCTGCGCGTCCGGCTGGGCGAGGATCTCGACCTCTACACCTGCGAGTGGTCGCCGCTGTGGGTGGTCGACTTCCCGATGTTCGAGGATGACGGCAGCGCCCGCCTGCAGGCGCTGCACCATCCCTTCACGGCACCGTCCTGCGACGTCGAGACCCTCAAGAACCGCCCGGCCGAGGCCCTGTCCCGGGCCTATGACATGGTGCTCAACGGCACCGAACTGGGCGGTGGGTCGATCCGTATCCACGACCAGGCCATGCAGCAGACGGTCCTCGAGGTGCTGGGCATCGACCAGCAGGAGGCCCGCGAGAAGTTCGGCTTCCTGCTCGACGCCCTGCAGTACGGCGCGCCGCCCCATGGTGGCCTGGCCTTCGGCCTCGACCGCCTGGTCATGCTGATGAGCGGGGCCCGCACCATCCGCGAGGTCATCGCCTTCCCCAAGACCCAGAGCGCGGCCTGCCTGATGACCGACGCCCCGGGCGAGGTCAGTGCCGAGCAGCTCAAGGAGCTCAACATCCGCCTGCGCCAGAAGGCCAAGGCGGAAAGCGCCGGCGAGTAA
- a CDS encoding YebC/PmpR family DNA-binding transcriptional regulator, whose product MAGHSKWANIKHRKAAQDAKRGKIFSKLIRELTVAARQGGGEPGDNPRLRAAIDKALANNMTKDTIQRAVDRGAGNSDGDDMEEVVYEGYGPEGVAMLVEAMTDNRNRTVSEVRHAFNKHGGNLGTSGSVAFMFHKQGRLTLPRGTSEEAAMEATLAAEPEDIETLDDGRLEVVTSPQAFGAVKDALVAAGIDPDASDVGLYPDNYAPIDDAELGRRIIKLVDMLEDLDDVQNVYTNADFSDAIMEALGE is encoded by the coding sequence ATGGCAGGCCATAGCAAATGGGCCAACATCAAGCATCGCAAGGCCGCCCAGGATGCCAAGCGCGGCAAGATCTTCAGCAAGCTGATCCGCGAGCTGACCGTGGCTGCCCGCCAGGGAGGCGGCGAGCCCGGCGACAACCCGCGCCTGCGGGCCGCCATCGACAAGGCGCTGGCCAACAACATGACCAAGGACACCATCCAGCGGGCGGTGGACCGGGGCGCCGGCAACAGCGACGGCGACGACATGGAGGAGGTCGTCTACGAGGGCTATGGTCCCGAGGGTGTGGCCATGCTGGTGGAGGCGATGACCGATAACCGCAATCGCACTGTCTCCGAGGTGCGACATGCCTTCAACAAGCACGGCGGCAATCTGGGCACCTCCGGCTCCGTGGCCTTCATGTTCCACAAGCAGGGGCGCCTCACGCTGCCCCGGGGGACCAGCGAGGAGGCCGCCATGGAGGCGACCCTGGCCGCCGAGCCCGAGGATATCGAGACCCTGGACGATGGTCGTCTGGAGGTGGTCACCAGCCCCCAGGCCTTCGGCGCGGTGAAGGATGCCCTGGTCGCGGCGGGCATCGACCCCGACGCCAGCGACGTCGGCCTGTACCCCGACAACTATGCCCCCATCGACGACGCCGAACTCGGGCGACGCATCATCAAGCTGGTGGACATGCTCGAGGACCTGGACGATGTGCAGAATGTTTACACCAATGCGGACTTCTCGGATGCCATCATGGAGGCTCTTGGAGAGTGA
- the ruvC gene encoding crossover junction endodeoxyribonuclease RuvC: protein MLILGIDPGSRITGYGVLDVTESTPRYVASGCIRTRGDDLAQRLAQVYAGISEVIGRHGPGEFAIEQVFMSKNADSALKLGQARGTAIVCAANHGLPVSEYGPRQIKQAVTGGGAADKAQVQHMVTAILGLSGTPQADAADALAIALTHAHARRGLITRGSYGGGSKRSRKGSTWRDYRPS, encoded by the coding sequence ATGCTGATCCTGGGCATCGATCCCGGGTCGCGGATCACCGGTTACGGGGTGCTGGATGTCACCGAGTCCACGCCGCGCTACGTGGCCAGTGGCTGCATCCGCACCCGGGGCGACGACCTGGCCCAGCGCCTGGCCCAGGTCTATGCCGGCATCAGCGAGGTGATCGGCCGGCATGGCCCCGGGGAGTTCGCCATCGAGCAGGTGTTCATGTCGAAGAACGCCGACTCGGCGCTCAAGCTCGGCCAGGCGCGCGGCACCGCCATCGTCTGCGCCGCCAACCATGGCCTGCCGGTGAGCGAGTACGGCCCGCGCCAGATCAAGCAGGCGGTCACCGGGGGCGGGGCGGCGGACAAGGCCCAGGTCCAGCATATGGTGACCGCCATCCTCGGGCTGTCGGGCACGCCCCAGGCCGATGCGGCCGATGCCCTGGCGATCGCTCTGACCCACGCCCATGCGCGACGGGGCCTGATCACCCGGGGCAGCTACGGCGGTGGCAGCAAGCGGTCACGCAAGGGCAGCACCTGGCGGGACTACCGGCCCTCCTGA
- the ruvA gene encoding Holliday junction branch migration protein RuvA codes for MIGRLRGTLLEKQPPWLVVDVAGIGYELEASMTTLVALPGLGEEVTLYTHLTVRDDAHLLYGFAREQERALFRALIKVNGIGPRLALAILSGMDEDAFIRCVMDDDVKALTRLPGVGKKTAERLIVEMRDRFPHWEGGAELTAAEVGPVPSPATGRQEPLADAEAALVSLGYKPAEATRMLAGLEEEGSTEAMIKAALARRMAG; via the coding sequence ATGATCGGACGCTTGCGTGGCACCCTGCTGGAGAAACAGCCACCCTGGCTGGTGGTGGACGTGGCCGGTATCGGCTATGAGCTCGAGGCGTCGATGACGACCCTGGTGGCCCTGCCGGGTCTCGGGGAGGAGGTCACGTTGTACACCCACCTGACGGTGCGCGATGACGCCCACCTGCTCTACGGCTTCGCCCGGGAGCAGGAACGGGCCCTGTTCCGGGCCCTGATCAAGGTCAATGGCATCGGGCCCAGGCTGGCCCTGGCGATCCTCTCGGGCATGGACGAGGATGCCTTCATCCGCTGCGTGATGGACGACGACGTCAAGGCGCTGACCCGCCTGCCCGGCGTCGGCAAGAAGACCGCCGAGCGGCTGATCGTGGAGATGCGCGACCGCTTTCCCCACTGGGAGGGCGGCGCCGAGCTCACGGCCGCCGAGGTGGGGCCCGTGCCGTCGCCGGCGACCGGTCGCCAGGAGCCGCTGGCCGATGCCGAGGCGGCGCTGGTCAGCCTGGGCTACAAGCCCGCCGAGGCCACACGCATGCTGGCCGGTCTCGAGGAAGAAGGCAGTACCGAGGCGATGATCAAGGCGGCCCTGGCTCGCCGCATGGCGGGCTAG